Proteins encoded in a region of the Pyxidicoccus trucidator genome:
- a CDS encoding phage tail protein gives MSEPFIGQIMMFAGNFAPRGWQFCQGQILSIAQNTALFSILGTTYGGNGQTTFALPDLRGRYPMQPGQGPGLSPRTLGEQGGSETVTLISTQMPAHTHALTASNSAADQPIPEGNVAATSIESGVPVNAYTTPNNINTTMAPASIGVAGGSQPHNNMSPFLCINFIIAMEGIFPSRN, from the coding sequence GTGTCCGAGCCCTTCATCGGTCAAATCATGATGTTCGCTGGCAACTTCGCTCCGCGCGGCTGGCAGTTCTGCCAGGGGCAGATTCTCTCCATCGCCCAGAACACGGCGCTCTTCTCCATCCTGGGCACCACGTACGGCGGCAACGGGCAGACGACGTTCGCCCTGCCGGATCTGCGGGGCCGCTATCCCATGCAGCCCGGCCAGGGCCCGGGCCTCTCGCCTCGGACGCTGGGTGAGCAGGGGGGTAGCGAGACGGTGACGCTGATTTCGACGCAGATGCCGGCGCACACCCACGCGCTGACGGCCAGCAACTCCGCGGCGGACCAGCCCATCCCCGAGGGCAACGTCGCGGCGACGAGCATCGAGTCCGGCGTGCCGGTGAACGCCTACACCACGCCCAACAACATCAACACCACCATGGCTCCGGCGAGTATCGGCGTCGCCGGCGGCAGCCAGCCCCACAACAACATGTCGCCCTTCCTCTGCATCAACTTCATCATCGCGATGGAAGGCATCTTCCCTTCGCGCAACTGA